The DNA window CGCGCACCCCTTCTTCACCAACATCACCTTCCCCGACAACACCGGCTTTTACCCCACCGCGCACGCGCAGCTGCCCGCCTACATCCGCGCCGTGTGCGCACCGGCGGGCACGGATCTGCGCGACGTCACGGTGGTGCCCGACCCGGGCTCGCTGGACACCGGTACCGCGCGCCTGCAGTTCGGCGAGTGGGACGTGGTAGACGTCTCCTACGATCTTTCTGCGGGCGGATGGGAGCCGGACCGTGTCAACGGCTCGCACGGGCTGATCCCCGACCTGATCGCCGCGGCGATCCCCAACGGTGGCGAGGCCGGGATCTTCAGCACCGCCGACGGGGAGACCGCGGTGGTCTACCTCAGTGAAATCGATGCCGGTGCGACGCGGACTGCAGTGGTGCACGGCCGCCCCGCCCCGCACACCGCACCGGACGCGAAGAAGCCGGTGACGGCCGCAGCGGCGCGCGCAGCGGCCCGCAACGCCGCGATTGACAACCTGTTTACCGTCCTGTTCGCGGAGGCGGAGAGCTAGCTGCGGCGGAACCAGGCGATAATCGCCACGATCCCCGAGATCACCGTGCTCACACCTGCGCCGAGGAACACCAGCGCGGTGAGAATGGACAGCGGATCCTCGCCCTCCGCATCAAAGGCGCCAACCAGGATCATCATGAACACAAAGGACGCGACCACCGTAATCGCCGACCACTTGCACACCTGCGCCGCGCGGTTCTTCTTCGGCGTTTCCGGTGCTAGGACAGCGAATGGGTCCTCGTATTGGGGCACGGGTGTAGAGAGCGGCTTGTTTGCCTCCTGCATGAGCTCTTCCGGTGTCGGGTAGGCCCAGTCGGTGGTGTCCTTCGGCTTGGTGGGCGCGGGTTCCTCGTAGGGTGAAGCCTTTTGCGGCTCGGGTTCCGGCGCGACTGTCTCAGCTGGCTCGGCGGCACCATCGGCGGCGAGCTCTACCACGAGTTCCACGAGCTTCAGCTGCCGCTTCTCCCCCACCCCGTGGAGTTTGCGCAGGTCGGCGGCGCTGGCCTCAAGCATCTGCGGAAAGTGCTCGCCCCACAGCTCGAGATACTTATCAATCCCGGTCCCCGTCGCCTCTGGCGCATCCCCGGGACGCAGCTGCGGTGCCAGCTCGTGCAGCGGACGGTCCGCGTGCTCGGCGATCCACGCTGCGGCGACGCGTACGGGTGAGGTTTCGGCTGCGGGGGCGTCGATAAGCGAAGCGGAGGTTCCCATGGTCGCGATGAGGTGCGCGAACTGCGTCTCCCCGATGATCGGCACGCCGTACTCGCGGGCCTTGCGCGCCTTGCCGCTCATGGTGTCGGGGTTGGCGGCGACAAGGACGGCGCAGTTCTTGGTCACGCCGCCGACGTCGAGGCCCGCGGCGGTGGCGCGGGCGGTCCACTCCTCGCGCGGCATGGCGAGCGTGCCGGTCAGCGCCACCCGGTCACCCGGCGAGAGCGTGACGTCGGTAGGCAGGGGCCTGATGAGGCGCTTGACCAGCGCTTGGTCCACCCCGAGCGCGTCGGCGATGGCGAGCAGTTCGGCGCGCTCGGCGTCCGTGACCACGCCGTCGGCCCAGGCCTGCACGACGAGCTGGCGGATGAACTCCTCGTTGATCGCCTCGACGTCCTCGTGCGCCAGCCCAGTCGCGGCGGCCTCGAGCTCGTGGGCCTCCTCGCGCGTGATCTGCTTGTCGCGCAGCGCGTTGGCAAGTCGATCGCGGTAGGCGTCCTCGGCGCGCGCCCCGCTCGCCGGCAGTTGGTGCGTCAGCTGGCCAATCCTGGAGTGCCGCCCGTGTGCGCTGTGGAAGTAGCGCAGGAGCTCGGCGGTGGCGGCGGCGTCGCCAAGCGCAGAGTGCGCCCGCTCGTTGCGGATGCCCGCGAACTTACACGCTTCGCTCAGCTTGCCGACGCCCACGTACTCCCGCGCCAACTTCATCGTGTCCACCCAATGCTCCGGCAGCGTGTCGGGCAGGTTGGCCCGGTCGAACTCGGCGGCAAGGAAGCGCTTCTCAAACGGCGCGTTGTGGGCAACCGGCGTGCGACTGCCCACGACCGCGCGGAACTCCTCGGCGATGCGGTCAAACGTCGGTGCCTCCACCAGGTCGATCGCGGTAATACCGTGGATCTCGGAGTTGGGGATGTCGCGCATCGGCTGGACCAGCGTGCGCCACCGGTCCTCCTCATTCAGGTCCGGGTCCAGCAGCACCACGCCAATCTCCACGATCCGGTCGTACTTGCCAAAGCCGGTGGTCTCGAGGTCAATGACCGCATACCCGTTGCGCTGATCCACTGCCGCATTCTCCTAGGTGCCGCGTAAAGCTTGCAGAACCCTGTAGTTTACAGCTAGGTATTTGCGCACCATTAACACAGATGGAGCCAAAACTCTCCCAGCGGAATACAGTTGTGTGTGTAGGGATTTAATTTTGAAGTGAGGTGGAAACATGTCAGCCCCATTGTTCGCATCGAGGACGAGTGCGGAGCTTCGAGCCGAGCGCGACGAAGTTGAGCGCGAGATGTCGCCATACACCGTCGCAATGTTGCGCCGTCTGCGCAAAGCCGGAGAACTGAACTTCCGCGAAGAAGCACTCCTCGACCGCTACGAGTCGCTCTCTTGGCTGATCGACGGCTAAGTCTCGATGGAGCAGCACACGTTCAACGACCTGGTCGAGGCTTTCGCAAGCGAAATTGAAGAGCTGCTCGACTCAACACTCGCTGGGGAGACTCATCTCGAACGTCTCCCGACAAATGCGGAAAAGCGTAGAGCGACGTTCAACGCCTCAAAAGTGCTTCATATCAATCACAGTGGCAGCAAACGCTTGCACCTTCGGTGCGTCTTTCGCCTGTGCACCGATTCGACGGGCGAGTACTTAGCCGTCGAAGGAAGCACGTTCAAAGTTGAGTTCAAAGCGCTAAGTAGGTTCGTGCCTATAGTTCGATTCGAATATGACCGTAGCGCCTGGAATAAACCCGCGAGCCATTTCCAGTTTCACGCCGACTCTGTTGCCCTAGGTCTATTGCTCGCTCGAGCAGGAAAGTATGACACCGCTGCTCAACAACAGGACATTCACTTCCCCATGGGCGGTCATCGCTTTCGCGTTTGTCTTGAAGACGTAATCGAACTTCTGATTCGTGAATTCGGTGCCGAGCCGCTCGCTGGCTGGGAAGAACGGGTTCAATCCGGCAGGGATACTTTTTACAAGGCACAAACTGAAACAGTGATTATGCGCAACCTACCTACTGCGGTCGATTTGTTGAGGCAACAGGGTTTCGAAATTCGCAAACCCTAGTGTGAAAAATTCAACGTCGCGAAGCGTATTCGCCCAAGAGGAGCTAGTTGCGGTGCGGGATTTTTCACGCCCCCCGCGCATGCGCAAGGCCCTTCTCGGTCTCCCGGAAAGGGCCTTGCATCTTGTGCGCCATGACGGGCTCGAACCGCCGACCTACTGGGTGTAAACCAGTTGCTCTTCCAGCTGAGCTAACGGCGCGCTAGCGGTAAACAGTAGCAGAACCACCGCTTCACCGCCTAACCGGCAGGTCAGCGCCGCTTACTGCTTCTTCGTGCCGGCTGCGGTGAGACAGGAGCCCTGCCACTCGCCGAAACGGTCCGCCTTGGTCTGCATCAGGCCCGCGAGCTGGGCGGATTCAGAGATCTCGCCCGGGTGGACACCGCCGGGCTTGGAGGCACCCGGGGTCATCAGCCAGACGCAGCCGTTGTCGCCCAGGTTGCGGATGGCGTCCATGAGTGCGTCGACAAGATCGCCGTCGTCGGAGCGGAACCAGAGCAGTACGACGTCGCAGAGTTCGTCGGTCATCTCGTCTAGGAGCTGCTCACCGATTGCGTCCTCGATGGCTTCCGAGATGGAAGAGTCGGCGTCTTCGTCCCAGCCGATCTCCTGCACAACGTTGTCAGGCTGAATGTTCAGCCGGTCTGCATACGTGTTGACACCTGCGGCGCCCAAAGTTTTGTTTCCTCCATGTAGACGATTCAAAGACAGTGCAATAGAGCTTACATCTGTTGTGTGGATTGTGGCGGGCGAGAGGGTAAATGTGGCGTCGATAAGCAATGGCCCATTAATGACGGAAATCCTGAAACGAAGTAGGGTGGTGGGGAACGATTGCCCCAAAACAAAGGGAGGTTTTCTCGTGGCAGAGAAAGACCAGGCCAAAGAGTCGAACATCGAGCTGATTCGCGACGGTGTAGCTTCCTACCTGCACGACAGCGACCCGGAGGAAACCCAGGAATGGATGGATTCCTTCGACGGGCTGCTCGAAGAGTCTGATCCGGAGCGCGCACGCTACCTCATGCTGCGACTGCTGGAGCGCGCGAATGCGAAGCGCGTGCAGCTGCCAGCGCTGTCCTCCACGGACTTCGTCAACACTATCCCCACCTCCTTGGAGCCGGAATTCCCCGGCGACGAGCAGATTGAGAAGCGCTACCGCCGCTGGATGCGCTGGAACGCCGCCATCATGGTGCACCGCGCGCAGCGCCCGGGTGTGAAGGTCGGCGGCCACATCTCCACCTACGCTTCCGCAGCCGCGCTCTACGAGGTCGGTTTTAACCACTTCTTCCAGGGCAAGGACGCCGAGCACGGCGGCGACCAGGTCTTCTTCCAGGGTCACGCCTCCCCCGGCATGTATGCCCGCGCCTTCCTCGAAGGCCGCCTGAGCGAGGACGACCTCGACGGCTTCCGTCAGGAGCACTCCCGCCCGCAGGGTGGCATCCCGTCGTACCCGCACCCGCACGGCATGCGCGAATTCTGGGAGTTCCCCACCGTATCCATGGGTCTTGGCCCGATGAACGCGATCTACCAGGCCCGCTTTAACAAGTACCTGCAGGACCGCGGCATCAAGGACACCGAGAACCAGCACGTCTGGGCCTTCCTCGGCGACGGCGAGATGGACGAGCCGGAGTCCCGCGGCCTGCTGCAGATGGCTTCGCTCTACGAGCTGGACAACCTCACCTTCGTGATCAACTGCAACCTGCAGCGTCTCGACGGTCCGGTGCGCGGTAACGGCCAGATCATCCAGGAGCTGGAGACCTTCTTCATCGGCGCCGGCTGGAACGTGGTCAAGGTGGTCTGGGGCCGCGAGTGGGACGAGCTGCTTGAGAAGGACGAAGACGGCGCCCTGGTCAACATCATGAACACGACCAAGGACGGCGACTACCAGACCTTCAAGGCCAACGACGGTGCCTACGTCCGCGAGCACTTCTTCGGCCGCGACGAGCGCACCCGGAAGCTGGTCGAGGACATGAGCGACGAGGAGATCTGGGCGCTGCGCCGCGGTGGCCACGACTACCGCAAGGTCTACGCCGCCTACAAGCGCGCGCTGGAGACCAAGGGCAAGCCGACCGTCATCCTCGCGCACACCATTAAGGGCTACGGTCTCGGCCACAACTTCGAGGGCCGCAACGCCACCCACCAGATGAAGAACCTCACCCTGGAGGACCTCAAGCTCTTCCGCGACAAGCAGGAAATCCCGATCTCCGACGAGGAGCTGGAGAAGGATCCCTACCTGCCGCCCTACTACCACCCGGGCGAGGACGCCGAGGAGATCAAGTACCTCAAGGCACGCCGCGAGGAGCTCGGCGGTTACCTGCCGGAGCGTCGCGAAACCTACACCGCACTTGCGCAGCCGGACTTTGAGAAGACCTACAAGGCCCTGTTCAAGGACTCGGGCAAGCAGGAAGTCGCCACCACCATGGCGCTCGTGCGTACCTTCAAGGCCATGATGCGCGACAAGGAACTGGGCAAGCGCGTCGTACCGATCATCCCGGACGAGGCCCGCACCTTCGGCCTGGACTCCTGGTTCCCGGTGCAGAAGATCTACAACCCGAAGGGCCAGAACTACGTCCCGGTCGACCACGACCTGCAGCTGTCCTACCGCGAGGCAACCGACGGCCAGATCCTGCACGAAGGCATCAACGAGGACGGCTCGTCTGCCTCCTTCATCGCCGCCGGTACGTCGTACGCGACCCACGGCGAGCCGATGATCCCGATGTACATCTTCTACTCCATGTTCGGCTTCCAGCGCACCGGCGATAACTTCTGGGCCGCTGGCGACCAGATGGCCCGCGGCTTCATCATCGGCGCGACCGCCGGCCGCACCACGCTCACCGGCGAGGGCCTGCAGCACATGGACGGCCACTCCCCTGTCCTGGCGTCGACCAACCCGGCCGTGATCACCTACGACCCGGCGTTCGCCTACGAGATGCCGTACCTGGTGTCCAAGGGCATCGAGCGCATGTACGGCAGCGGCTCCGGCGAGGACGAGGACGTGATGTACTACATCACCGTCTACAACGAGCCGACCCACCAGCCGGCCCGCCCGGAGAACCTGGACGTCGAGGGCCTGCACAAGGGCATCTACCTTTACGACGAGGGCGAGAAGAAGGAGCACAACGTCTCCCTGCTCGCCTCCGGTATCGGCATGCAGCAGGCGCTGCGCGCCCAGAAGATCCTGCAGGACGAGTACAACGTCGGTGCCGCGATCTACTCGGTGACCTCCTGGGTCGAGCTGGCTCGCGACGGCGCGCGCGTGGCCAACGAGCAGCTGCGCAACCCGGAGAAGGAAGCAGAAGAGCCGTTTGCTACCACACAGCTGAAGCAGACCGAGGGCCCGTACATCGCTACCTCGGACTTTGCTACCAGCCTGCAGGAGCAGATCCGCGCCTACGTGCCGGGCCAGTACATCGTGCTGGGTGCGGACGGCTTTGGCTTCGCCGATACCCGCGAGGCTGCCCGCCGCTACTTCAACATCGATGCGGAGTCCATGGCAGTCGCCGCCCTGCTTGGCCTGGCCAACGAGGGCAAGATCGACCGCGATGTGGTCAGCAAGGCCGCCAAGGACATGCACATCGACGACCCGACGCACCCCAACCCGAACGGCGGCGATGAAGACTAAGCCGTTCGCGTGAGTGAAGCGCCCCCTTCCGGTTTTGTTTGCCGGGAAGGGGGCGTTTTGCGTTTCATGCGGTGCGGGATTGGGCCAGTGAACGTGTGAAAAATTCTGCACCTCGGCGCGCATTCGCCCAGGTCGGGTAAAAACTACTGCGGAATCTCTCACGCGCTGCCGGCTAGACCGGCAAGTTCAGCCCGTCGCCGAAGATCTTGGCCAACTGCGGCAGCAGGAACGCAACGGCACCGCCGATCGCGGCGATCAGGCCGATCACCAGCGCGGCGATCTGGCCGGCGGAAGATCCGGACTGGCCCACAGGCGGCACCCCAGGCGCAGCAGGCTTGTCGGTGGCACCCTTGCCGGTATTCCCCACCGTGAAGCGGGCCTCGTCGGTGGTGCCGTCGGCGTAGAGGACCGCGACGGTAAATTCGGAACCTGCACGGGAGTCACGAGGAACGGTAGTGGTCACTACCCCCTGCTTGTCGATGCTCGTATCCCAGCTCGCGTGCGAGCGGACGGTCCACGAAGCATCCTTAGGCAGCTGCAGTGGGTTGGTGTTGAACTCCCGGTAGTTGCCGTTTTCGGGGCGGATGGTCAGGCGCTGGCCTGGGTTGGCGCGCTGGGATTCGTAGGTGACGTCGTAAAGAAAGCTCTGGCCGGGCACGAGCTGCGGGCGCATCTGGACCAACTCGGTGGAGTCGTCCGGGTAGCAGATGCGTATGTCCAGCTTGTCAGTGGTGTTGGGGCCACGCTGGACGGAGGGGTGAGGCGCCCCCTCTTTGCGCAGGTTGTGCTGGAGGAAGAGCTCGAGCTGCTCGCCGCGGCGCTGCACCTTGATCGGTGCGGTGAGGTTGTCCTGCGTGGCAAGTGCCCAGGTCGCGCCCTTAGGCATGCCTTTGAGGTCGTAGAGCGCGCCCGTGCTGACGTAATAGCCGGGCACGTTGTACACGGTGCGCGGGGTGGTGTCGATGTAGGGCTCGTACTTGTCCTTCATCTGGGTGCCGTCGGAGACTCCGCTGTCGCCCCGCGCGGTACACGGCGTGGCTGCCGCTACTTCACCAGGCACAAGAACGCCCGCAGCCAGACAGGCGGCGACAACGCTCGCGCTCACAATCCGCTTCATGGCTCGACTCCTTCAATCAGCCGCACGATGGCGGTGGTGACGGCACCCGGCGCGTCGAGTGGCGGCATGTGCCCGGAGTCTGGCAGGACCTGCATGTAGGCGCCGGGCCAGATGCTGCGGAGTACCTCCGATTGTGACACGGGGGTGACGTTGTCTCGGTCACCAACCAGAATATATCCAGGAAGCTCAGCAAGTACAGTGCCAGCGTCCAGCTCGGAGTGATCCAGCAGGTCCTGGAAGTAGCCGGCGTAGGTTTCCAGCGGGGTTTCGCGGATCATTGCGGCGTGGAAGTCGACGATGTCGTAAGTCATCGGGCGGAAGTAGAAGCCCAAAGCCAGCACCGGCGCGATGGTGTCGGTGACCACCTCCCGCACGCCTTCGGCGAAGCGCGGGGTAGCACGGGTGACGGTCTCCAGCATGCGCCCGATCGGCCCGGCGAGGATCTGCGGCAGGCCCTGCATGGTGAAAGGCTCGACTGCGCTGGAGATCTGCACGCTGCCAGCCCAGGCGAACTCAGAGGCGTAGCGCCGCATCATCGAAAGCGACACGGGCCCGCCGAGCGAGTGCCCCACCACGATCACGGGGCCGCGCGCGCCGCGGGCACGCAGGACGGCGGCGCAGGCGTCGGCGGCGGCGTCGATGGTCAGCGCTGCCGGGTCAGGCGTCGGGTTTTGCCCGTGCCCGGGCAGGTCCAGCAGGATTTGGCGCACGCCGGGTGCCCGCTTATCGACGTCACGCACCTGCATATAAAACGTCTCCGCCGAAATATTGAAGCCGTGGACGTACACCACTGTGGTCGCGGCCGGATCTTCTGGCCCGGTCTCGTAGAAGTGGACCTCGCTGCCCGCTACATCCACGGTGCCAGTGCGGGTGTAGGCAAGGCCGATGGCGCCGTCGGCGTCGTGAAGCTTGGCGCGGGTGCGGAGCAGATTGCGGCGCGCGGCGGGCGTGAGTGTGCGCGCATAGGCGAGCGGGCGGAGCATGTCATTCACCTTATTATGGGGTGTATGGAACTCTCGCAACGCCTCAACCTCGGTGACTTCAGCAAGCTTCTCGACGCCGACGAGCCCGAAAACAACACCCCCGCCGACACCTTCTCGCGCCTGGCCGCGCTGATCGAGCGCGTCACCGGCGAAGAGGATAGCGTTTCCCCGTCGACGGCGCTCACGGACACGGGCATCAGCTCGCTGGACCGCATCGAGCTGGCTATCCGCATCGAGGATGAGTTCGGCGCACGGGTCACCGAGCATGTCTACGATGAGTGCGAGACAGTCGGCGAACTCGCAGATTACTTGGAGGATGAGCAGTGAGCATCGCGTACTTGACGGACATGGACGGTGTGTTGCACCGCGAGGGCGACATGATCCCGGGCGCGGACGAATTCATCTCGCGGCTGCGCGAGCAGGACATCCCGTTTATGGTGCTCACGAACAACTCGATGCAGACCCCGCGCGATCTGTCTGCCAAGCTCACCCGCATGGGGCTGCACATCGAACCGGAGCGCATCTGGACTTCCGCCACCGCGACGGCGAAGTTCCTCTCGCAGCAGGCGGGCGAGGCCTCCGCGTACGTGATCGG is part of the Corynebacterium imitans genome and encodes:
- a CDS encoding exonuclease domain-containing protein yields the protein MDQRNGYAVIDLETTGFGKYDRIVEIGVVLLDPDLNEEDRWRTLVQPMRDIPNSEIHGITAIDLVEAPTFDRIAEEFRAVVGSRTPVAHNAPFEKRFLAAEFDRANLPDTLPEHWVDTMKLAREYVGVGKLSEACKFAGIRNERAHSALGDAAATAELLRYFHSAHGRHSRIGQLTHQLPASGARAEDAYRDRLANALRDKQITREEAHELEAAATGLAHEDVEAINEEFIRQLVVQAWADGVVTDAERAELLAIADALGVDQALVKRLIRPLPTDVTLSPGDRVALTGTLAMPREEWTARATAAGLDVGGVTKNCAVLVAANPDTMSGKARKAREYGVPIIGETQFAHLIATMGTSASLIDAPAAETSPVRVAAAWIAEHADRPLHELAPQLRPGDAPEATGTGIDKYLELWGEHFPQMLEASAADLRKLHGVGEKRQLKLVELVVELAADGAAEPAETVAPEPEPQKASPYEEPAPTKPKDTTDWAYPTPEELMQEANKPLSTPVPQYEDPFAVLAPETPKKNRAAQVCKWSAITVVASFVFMMILVGAFDAEGEDPLSILTALVFLGAGVSTVISGIVAIIAWFRRS
- a CDS encoding DUF3052 domain-containing protein yields the protein MNRLHGGNKTLGAAGVNTYADRLNIQPDNVVQEIGWDEDADSSISEAIEDAIGEQLLDEMTDELCDVVLLWFRSDDGDLVDALMDAIRNLGDNGCVWLMTPGASKPGGVHPGEISESAQLAGLMQTKADRFGEWQGSCLTAAGTKKQ
- the aceE gene encoding pyruvate dehydrogenase (acetyl-transferring), homodimeric type codes for the protein MAEKDQAKESNIELIRDGVASYLHDSDPEETQEWMDSFDGLLEESDPERARYLMLRLLERANAKRVQLPALSSTDFVNTIPTSLEPEFPGDEQIEKRYRRWMRWNAAIMVHRAQRPGVKVGGHISTYASAAALYEVGFNHFFQGKDAEHGGDQVFFQGHASPGMYARAFLEGRLSEDDLDGFRQEHSRPQGGIPSYPHPHGMREFWEFPTVSMGLGPMNAIYQARFNKYLQDRGIKDTENQHVWAFLGDGEMDEPESRGLLQMASLYELDNLTFVINCNLQRLDGPVRGNGQIIQELETFFIGAGWNVVKVVWGREWDELLEKDEDGALVNIMNTTKDGDYQTFKANDGAYVREHFFGRDERTRKLVEDMSDEEIWALRRGGHDYRKVYAAYKRALETKGKPTVILAHTIKGYGLGHNFEGRNATHQMKNLTLEDLKLFRDKQEIPISDEELEKDPYLPPYYHPGEDAEEIKYLKARREELGGYLPERRETYTALAQPDFEKTYKALFKDSGKQEVATTMALVRTFKAMMRDKELGKRVVPIIPDEARTFGLDSWFPVQKIYNPKGQNYVPVDHDLQLSYREATDGQILHEGINEDGSSASFIAAGTSYATHGEPMIPMYIFYSMFGFQRTGDNFWAAGDQMARGFIIGATAGRTTLTGEGLQHMDGHSPVLASTNPAVITYDPAFAYEMPYLVSKGIERMYGSGSGEDEDVMYYITVYNEPTHQPARPENLDVEGLHKGIYLYDEGEKKEHNVSLLASGIGMQQALRAQKILQDEYNVGAAIYSVTSWVELARDGARVANEQLRNPEKEAEEPFATTQLKQTEGPYIATSDFATSLQEQIRAYVPGQYIVLGADGFGFADTREAARRYFNIDAESMAVAALLGLANEGKIDRDVVSKAAKDMHIDDPTHPNPNGGDED
- a CDS encoding Rib/alpha-like domain-containing protein; its protein translation is MKRIVSASVVAACLAAGVLVPGEVAAATPCTARGDSGVSDGTQMKDKYEPYIDTTPRTVYNVPGYYVSTGALYDLKGMPKGATWALATQDNLTAPIKVQRRGEQLELFLQHNLRKEGAPHPSVQRGPNTTDKLDIRICYPDDSTELVQMRPQLVPGQSFLYDVTYESQRANPGQRLTIRPENGNYREFNTNPLQLPKDASWTVRSHASWDTSIDKQGVVTTTVPRDSRAGSEFTVAVLYADGTTDEARFTVGNTGKGATDKPAAPGVPPVGQSGSSAGQIAALVIGLIAAIGGAVAFLLPQLAKIFGDGLNLPV
- a CDS encoding alpha/beta fold hydrolase, with the translated sequence MLRPLAYARTLTPAARRNLLRTRAKLHDADGAIGLAYTRTGTVDVAGSEVHFYETGPEDPAATTVVYVHGFNISAETFYMQVRDVDKRAPGVRQILLDLPGHGQNPTPDPAALTIDAAADACAAVLRARGARGPVIVVGHSLGGPVSLSMMRRYASEFAWAGSVQISSAVEPFTMQGLPQILAGPIGRMLETVTRATPRFAEGVREVVTDTIAPVLALGFYFRPMTYDIVDFHAAMIRETPLETYAGYFQDLLDHSELDAGTVLAELPGYILVGDRDNVTPVSQSEVLRSIWPGAYMQVLPDSGHMPPLDAPGAVTTAIVRLIEGVEP
- a CDS encoding acyl carrier protein; amino-acid sequence: MELSQRLNLGDFSKLLDADEPENNTPADTFSRLAALIERVTGEEDSVSPSTALTDTGISSLDRIELAIRIEDEFGARVTEHVYDECETVGELADYLEDEQ